A region of Salirhabdus salicampi DNA encodes the following proteins:
- a CDS encoding DNA topoisomerase III — protein MKKAVVLAEKPSVARDIARVLNCHKKGNGFMEGEKYIVTWALGHLVTLADPEIYDDKYKSWRLEELPMLPKELKLVVIKKTSKQFHTVKKQLHRADVKEIIVATDSGREGQLVAEWILEKAKIQKPTKRLWISSVTDKAIKQGFQKLKNNNEYKPLFDAAVARSEADWYVGLNATRALTTKYNAQLSSGRVQTPTLAMIATREEEIKAFTPKTYYGLEAKSNEVSFTWHDENNNARTFSKDKVEKIKNTIEGKYGKIIHIDRVAKQKYAPQLYDLTELQRDANRLFGFSGKQTLSIMQKLYEHHKVLTYPRTDSRVISSDIVPTLRERVKACGVEHYAKVAKKVLQRKEWKLPKSVVDNAKVTDHHAIIPTEQSVFLKDLNDKERKVYDLVVKRFLAVLSEPYQYDKTTIQLSIGKELFSATGIMVRQLGWKEIYGETSSDQSNSSFREFQEGEEIKELRILITSGETKPSSRFTEGELLQAMESPSRFMNHSEKHLAGTLNKSGGIGTVATRADIIEKLFQSSYVEKKGKYIYITSKGKQLLDLVPEDLQSPALTAVWEQKLNQIAEGKLSRNDFITEIKDYTKEIVKEIKNNQAKFKHDNITGTKCPGCGKLMLEVNNKNGKMLVCQDRSCGHKKNIAKKTNARCPNCHKRLELRGEGEGQTFTCKCGHREKLSAFNKRKQREKQQKVSKKDVNKYLKKQDDGFSNNALAEALSKFKTKE, from the coding sequence ATGAAAAAAGCTGTAGTATTAGCTGAAAAACCTTCAGTTGCTCGTGATATTGCTCGAGTATTGAATTGTCATAAAAAGGGTAATGGTTTCATGGAAGGCGAGAAATATATCGTGACTTGGGCATTAGGGCATTTAGTTACCCTTGCAGACCCGGAGATATATGATGACAAATATAAATCATGGAGACTTGAGGAGCTACCCATGCTGCCGAAAGAATTGAAGCTCGTTGTCATTAAAAAAACGAGTAAACAATTCCATACCGTAAAGAAGCAACTGCACCGAGCGGATGTTAAAGAAATTATAGTTGCTACAGATAGTGGCCGTGAAGGCCAATTAGTTGCAGAATGGATACTTGAAAAAGCGAAAATTCAAAAACCAACTAAGCGCTTATGGATTTCTTCAGTTACGGATAAAGCGATTAAACAAGGATTTCAAAAGTTAAAAAATAATAATGAGTATAAACCGTTATTCGATGCTGCAGTTGCCAGATCTGAAGCAGATTGGTATGTAGGACTAAATGCAACACGTGCATTAACGACAAAATACAATGCACAACTTTCCAGCGGACGAGTCCAAACTCCCACATTAGCGATGATTGCAACCCGTGAAGAAGAAATCAAAGCCTTTACACCGAAAACATATTACGGTTTAGAGGCAAAAAGCAACGAAGTTTCTTTTACTTGGCACGATGAGAACAATAATGCACGCACGTTTTCTAAGGATAAAGTAGAGAAGATAAAAAACACAATAGAGGGAAAATACGGAAAGATTATTCATATAGACAGAGTTGCAAAGCAAAAGTATGCACCCCAGTTATATGATCTTACCGAATTACAAAGAGATGCTAACCGTTTATTTGGTTTTTCCGGTAAACAAACGTTGTCAATAATGCAAAAGTTATATGAGCACCACAAGGTACTCACATATCCTCGCACTGATTCACGAGTCATATCGAGCGATATTGTACCAACATTAAGAGAACGTGTAAAAGCTTGTGGCGTTGAGCACTACGCAAAAGTAGCCAAAAAAGTATTACAGCGAAAAGAATGGAAATTACCAAAATCAGTCGTTGATAATGCAAAAGTTACAGACCATCATGCGATTATCCCAACAGAGCAGTCGGTCTTCTTAAAAGATTTAAATGATAAAGAGCGCAAAGTTTATGATTTAGTTGTCAAACGATTCTTGGCTGTATTATCAGAACCATATCAGTATGATAAAACAACTATTCAATTAAGTATTGGTAAGGAATTATTTTCTGCTACGGGCATAATGGTCAGACAATTAGGTTGGAAAGAAATTTATGGAGAAACGTCTTCCGATCAGAGTAATTCTAGTTTCCGGGAATTCCAGGAGGGAGAAGAGATAAAGGAACTTCGTATCCTGATAACCAGTGGAGAAACGAAGCCATCTTCAAGGTTTACTGAAGGGGAATTGCTTCAGGCAATGGAGAGTCCGTCTCGTTTTATGAATCATAGTGAGAAACATTTAGCCGGAACCTTAAATAAATCAGGCGGAATTGGGACCGTTGCAACAAGAGCTGATATTATAGAGAAGCTCTTCCAAAGTTCCTATGTGGAGAAGAAAGGTAAATATATATATATAACATCAAAAGGTAAACAGCTTTTGGATTTAGTCCCAGAGGACCTTCAATCACCTGCATTAACGGCAGTGTGGGAACAAAAGTTAAACCAAATAGCAGAAGGTAAGTTAAGCAGAAACGATTTTATTACTGAAATTAAAGATTATACAAAAGAAATTGTAAAAGAAATCAAAAATAATCAAGCAAAGTTTAAACATGATAATATAACTGGCACAAAATGCCCCGGCTGTGGGAAATTAATGTTAGAGGTGAACAACAAAAATGGCAAAATGCTTGTTTGTCAAGATCGTTCATGCGGTCATAAGAAAAACATCGCCAAAAAAACGAACGCTCGTTGCCCTAACTGCCATAAGCGACTAGAACTTCGCGGAGAAGGAGAAGGGCAAACATTTACTTGTAAGTGTGGTCACCGTGAGAAATTGTCTGCTTTTAATAAACGGAAACAGCGGGAGAAACAGCAAAAGGTTTCAAAGAAAGATGTGAACAAATATTTAAAGAAACAGGATGATGGATTTTCCAATAATGCTTTAGCTGAAGCTTTATCGAAATTTAAAACAAAGGAATAA
- a CDS encoding S8 family peptidase gives MALLHKRIGVGAIIAVALLFAAMAFSYQNSNASVLGDTDKLSDKLVQTLESDDGTLYYDVLIVFDERGSSSQLDGYNRDYHVYNNFPIARVLLNKDEIAEVSQWNEVRFIEPNQSMKLNNAEGREMTNAEEVQEALGYTGQGVEVAIIDTGLDGLHPDVQHNQYRNWQVGGTIFLRDGLYASTTPDNTDLETIVFDAEAEAGVPVNNDEYGHGTHVYGTIAGNGEASDGELRGMAPEATVHSYSTSTGLFLVYTVEAYDHIIDLVKNGEADIRLISNSWGSSGCDFNPDNVTNEVTKTAFDLGILSVFAYGNDGSASNTCNPYTTAPYVLGIGATDKTYSLTGFSSRGKEDGNFDREAALSNFKEYLAATDEEQANWNFTEKPIALHRPSVVAPGADIVSTQNPAHPMTTSGTYYGSASGTSMATPMVTGVLALIIDAYEQNNDGRLSPTDLIRLVEVTANTEVMNGYQEFEAGAGFIDAKAAVERAVNNDIPTEVTDEHLVKFEMPENVVVKSKPYEGTVLINSWQTNEGYETHTFKVEEGALKAYADITWANDLENVYISLYGPGGDVTDVNAADAQSAGLLDTSSERFVEVLFPEPGTWTVRIDGRNNTITDYNGKWEVTYPEVVNHAPEATLDVTPEKVSGNEDINVAAKVLDKQGVEDVAEVNLTVESSNGKLLYQFTKDDFTAVDGQLQLEASDLKLTGKAPWILKLRATDVAGEQVYKQALVGRK, from the coding sequence ATGGCCTTACTTCACAAAAGAATAGGTGTCGGAGCTATTATTGCTGTGGCTTTATTGTTTGCAGCAATGGCTTTTAGCTATCAAAACTCTAATGCTTCCGTTTTAGGTGATACTGACAAATTGTCAGACAAGCTAGTGCAAACGTTAGAATCTGATGACGGTACACTTTATTACGATGTATTAATCGTGTTTGACGAACGTGGAAGTTCTAGTCAACTAGATGGGTATAACCGTGATTATCATGTGTATAATAATTTTCCAATTGCTCGAGTCTTATTAAATAAAGACGAAATCGCAGAAGTATCTCAATGGAACGAAGTACGATTTATTGAGCCGAACCAAAGCATGAAGTTAAATAATGCTGAAGGACGAGAAATGACGAATGCAGAAGAAGTTCAAGAAGCATTAGGATATACTGGTCAAGGCGTGGAGGTAGCGATTATAGATACTGGACTTGATGGCTTACACCCTGATGTTCAACATAACCAGTATAGAAACTGGCAAGTAGGCGGAACAATCTTTTTACGCGACGGCTTATACGCTAGTACTACTCCTGATAACACAGATTTAGAAACGATTGTATTTGATGCTGAAGCAGAAGCTGGTGTGCCAGTTAACAATGATGAGTATGGTCACGGTACTCATGTATACGGTACGATTGCCGGAAATGGTGAGGCATCTGATGGTGAACTTCGTGGTATGGCACCAGAGGCAACAGTTCATAGTTACAGTACATCAACAGGACTTTTCTTAGTGTATACCGTTGAAGCTTATGATCACATTATTGATCTGGTGAAAAATGGCGAAGCTGACATTCGTCTCATTTCTAACAGTTGGGGGTCTAGTGGTTGTGATTTTAACCCTGATAACGTGACGAATGAAGTAACAAAAACGGCATTTGATCTAGGAATTTTAAGTGTATTTGCGTATGGTAATGATGGTTCAGCAAGTAACACATGTAATCCATACACTACTGCACCTTATGTTCTAGGAATCGGTGCGACAGATAAAACGTATTCGTTAACTGGATTTTCTTCTCGTGGTAAAGAAGATGGAAATTTTGATCGTGAAGCTGCTTTAAGTAATTTTAAGGAATACTTAGCTGCTACAGATGAAGAGCAGGCAAATTGGAATTTCACTGAAAAACCAATTGCATTACACCGCCCTTCTGTTGTAGCACCAGGGGCAGATATTGTCTCTACACAAAACCCAGCTCATCCAATGACTACAAGTGGAACGTACTATGGTTCAGCTAGTGGTACATCGATGGCAACACCAATGGTAACTGGTGTTTTAGCGTTAATCATCGATGCTTATGAACAGAATAATGATGGACGCTTATCGCCAACAGACCTTATTCGTCTAGTTGAGGTAACGGCAAATACAGAGGTAATGAATGGGTATCAAGAATTTGAAGCAGGAGCAGGATTCATTGATGCAAAGGCAGCAGTTGAACGTGCGGTTAATAATGATATTCCAACAGAAGTAACGGATGAACATTTAGTCAAGTTTGAAATGCCTGAAAACGTGGTTGTTAAAAGCAAGCCATATGAAGGTACTGTTTTAATTAATTCTTGGCAGACAAACGAAGGATATGAGACACATACATTCAAAGTTGAAGAAGGTGCCCTAAAAGCATACGCTGATATTACCTGGGCAAATGACCTGGAAAATGTTTATATATCCCTTTATGGACCAGGTGGAGATGTCACAGATGTTAATGCAGCCGACGCCCAATCTGCTGGTCTATTAGATACTAGTTCTGAACGTTTTGTGGAAGTATTGTTCCCAGAACCAGGAACATGGACCGTACGTATAGATGGTCGTAACAATACGATTACGGATTACAACGGAAAATGGGAAGTCACATACCCAGAAGTAGTAAATCATGCACCTGAAGCAACACTTGATGTAACACCTGAAAAAGTATCAGGCAATGAAGATATTAATGTTGCTGCAAAAGTTCTAGATAAACAAGGTGTAGAGGACGTAGCAGAAGTAAACTTGACAGTTGAGTCTTCGAACGGAAAATTATTATATCAGTTTACAAAAGATGACTTCACTGCAGTGGATGGTCAATTACAACTTGAAGCATCTGACCTTAAGTTAACAGGAAAAGCACCATGGATCTTAAAATTACGAGCTACAGACGTAGCAGGTGAACAGGTTTACAAGCAGGCATTAGTAGGAAGAAAATAA
- a CDS encoding LysR substrate-binding domain-containing protein has protein sequence MDYKRGRFYTRCSFEKALKEQGYSMKGVNIAAKMGSTEAVIAAVEANMGISVISSLAVEKAIQNRNVKAFQLKDFNVSRTFYVSCLRDNINLPPVSSFLSFIKKC, from the coding sequence ATGGATTATAAGAGAGGAAGATTCTATACACGTTGTTCATTTGAAAAAGCACTTAAAGAGCAAGGGTATTCAATGAAAGGCGTAAATATAGCAGCTAAAATGGGAAGTACGGAAGCAGTTATTGCTGCTGTAGAGGCAAATATGGGAATATCTGTGATTTCATCATTAGCAGTTGAAAAAGCAATTCAAAACCGTAATGTCAAAGCCTTTCAATTAAAAGACTTTAATGTAAGTAGGACCTTTTACGTTTCCTGTTTACGGGATAATATAAACTTACCGCCTGTTTCGTCATTTCTTTCGTTTATAAAGAAGTGTTAA
- a CDS encoding CBO0543 family protein, which yields MIFLVILIAFFVWCLFYFGKRFLFDQLTLCFLFSCQVNTILDMVVINRKMLDFPVRLFKEISNISITFDYALFPIFHCFFYQWTYRMNWKKALIVGVLMTAALTFVEHQFVQFTSYIVYYKWTWYYTFLSVLASILLTRLVVRLWFRQDSRKTKNNMKLPITG from the coding sequence ATGATTTTTTTAGTTATTTTAATAGCATTTTTTGTGTGGTGTTTATTTTATTTCGGAAAAAGGTTTTTATTTGACCAGTTAACGCTTTGTTTCTTATTTTCCTGTCAAGTGAATACGATTTTGGATATGGTTGTGATAAATAGAAAAATGCTTGATTTTCCGGTACGGTTGTTCAAGGAAATAAGTAATATTTCGATAACATTTGATTACGCTTTATTCCCCATTTTTCACTGCTTTTTTTATCAATGGACGTATCGGATGAATTGGAAAAAAGCATTAATTGTAGGCGTTCTTATGACAGCAGCACTAACATTTGTTGAACATCAATTCGTGCAATTTACGTCATACATTGTGTACTATAAATGGACATGGTATTATACGTTCTTAAGTGTTTTAGCATCGATACTATTAACAAGGCTTGTTGTAAGGTTATGGTTTCGTCAAGATTCAAGAAAAACAAAAAATAACATGAAGCTACCCATAACTGGATAG
- a CDS encoding CBO0543 family protein has translation MILHRLPRYWFSLYAFVLAESALLSMFFYQGGFVRYPVRPFPDSLKMSLYFNGFFNPLLVWLYLIFRRKRKWAILWALCISLAFMFLTDYVLVPLRLVEYIRWESASTLMLALAHIIFAEIFLLLYERMAGSLR, from the coding sequence ATGATTTTACATAGACTTCCAAGGTATTGGTTTTCTTTATATGCCTTCGTTTTAGCGGAATCAGCTTTACTATCCATGTTTTTTTATCAAGGTGGGTTTGTTCGTTATCCAGTACGTCCTTTTCCTGATAGCTTAAAAATGAGCTTATACTTTAACGGTTTCTTTAATCCACTTCTTGTTTGGTTATATCTAATTTTCCGACGTAAACGAAAGTGGGCTATACTATGGGCATTATGTATTAGCTTAGCATTTATGTTCTTAACGGATTATGTGCTTGTCCCTTTAAGATTGGTTGAGTATATTAGATGGGAATCTGCCTCAACCTTAATGCTTGCGTTAGCTCACATCATATTTGCGGAGATTTTCCTTTTGTTATATGAACGAATGGCGGGGTCACTTCGATGA
- a CDS encoding L-lactate MFS transporter, with product MEKVKNRWLIALSAVGIHISIGSVYAWSNFTTPLMDQFGWSSSQVQFTFSLAILFLGLAAAFLGHFVEKYGPKKAGLFAATFFGIGIFGSGLAVNMSSLPLLYIFYGVLGGIGLGVGYIAPVSTLVKWFPDRRGMATGLAIMGFGFAAAISSPIMDVLINSVGTANTFFALGIAYFVVMVASSLYLEKPPAGWVPEGFKEKVDSGKKKIKEDLAQLTANESIKTKRFYYLWLMLFINVTCGIAIISAMSPLAVESIGITATEAAALVGALGIANGIGRIVWASASDYLGRPNTYILFFLIQIPIFFLLPSITSQIIFSIFCVLVYACYGGGFASIPAYIGDIFGTKQLGAIHGYILTAWAAAGLVGPMFAAWMRDTTGNYQSSLTFFGGLFIVALIVSILAKRDVAKLRAQKEEQAQAGSAAS from the coding sequence ATGGAAAAAGTAAAAAACAGATGGCTGATTGCATTATCAGCTGTAGGGATTCACATTTCAATTGGTTCCGTATATGCGTGGAGTAATTTTACAACTCCATTAATGGACCAGTTTGGATGGAGTTCCAGTCAAGTTCAATTCACATTTAGCTTGGCAATATTATTCCTAGGATTAGCTGCTGCGTTTCTAGGACACTTCGTAGAAAAATATGGACCGAAAAAAGCTGGTTTATTTGCAGCTACCTTCTTCGGAATTGGCATTTTCGGTTCTGGACTTGCCGTTAACATGTCTTCTTTACCATTATTGTATATCTTTTATGGTGTCCTTGGCGGTATTGGTTTAGGGGTAGGTTACATTGCTCCTGTATCAACTTTAGTAAAATGGTTCCCGGACCGTCGTGGTATGGCAACCGGATTAGCTATTATGGGGTTTGGTTTTGCCGCTGCGATTAGTAGTCCGATAATGGATGTACTAATCAACTCTGTTGGAACAGCTAACACATTTTTTGCATTAGGGATAGCATACTTTGTTGTCATGGTAGCCTCATCACTTTATTTAGAAAAACCACCAGCTGGTTGGGTTCCAGAAGGATTCAAAGAAAAAGTAGACTCCGGTAAGAAGAAAATTAAGGAAGACTTAGCGCAACTAACAGCAAATGAATCCATAAAAACGAAGCGTTTTTACTATTTATGGTTAATGCTCTTCATCAATGTAACATGTGGAATTGCGATCATTTCTGCTATGAGTCCACTAGCTGTTGAGAGTATTGGTATTACTGCAACTGAGGCAGCTGCTTTAGTCGGAGCATTAGGAATTGCAAACGGGATCGGACGTATTGTATGGGCAAGTGCTTCCGATTATCTTGGCCGTCCGAACACATACATTCTCTTTTTCTTAATTCAAATTCCAATTTTCTTTCTATTGCCAAGCATTACAAGCCAAATTATTTTTAGTATCTTTTGTGTACTCGTATATGCTTGCTATGGGGGAGGATTTGCGTCGATTCCAGCATACATTGGTGATATATTTGGAACGAAACAACTTGGAGCAATTCATGGTTACATCTTAACTGCATGGGCTGCAGCTGGATTAGTTGGTCCGATGTTCGCTGCTTGGATGAGAGATACGACAGGTAACTATCAATCAAGCTTAACGTTCTTCGGTGGCCTATTCATAGTGGCACTAATCGTTTCAATTCTAGCAAAAAGAGATGTCGCAAAGCTTCGCGCTCAAAAAGAAGAACAAGCACAGGCAGGTTCAGCAGCCAGCTAA
- a CDS encoding FdhF/YdeP family oxidoreductase, with the protein MGKTKHQGPIKISKKPSPEHWVSPIPFGLGKVKPKHIRDTMKVVWENKDNINYAKNILTKGVCDGCALGVAGLQDQTLKGPHICTTRLNVLRLSTMPAMSEEVVHADIDELKKYSSKDLRQLGRIPYPLIRRKGENKFSRISWDEAMNIIAEKMKKLNPKQYGFYLTSRGITNETYYVAAKVARFLGTNHIDNSSRICHSPSKTALTRSVGVGASTCNYQDWIGTDVLVFWGSVASNSSPVSTKYMLAAKKKGTKIIVINPYKEPAMDKYWVPSNAESALFGTKIADDFYQVNIGGDIALMHGIMKHWFEMEEQESGSAINHEFVNKHVNGYEELHEKVQEHSWNEIVKSSGVSKDRIIELAELLANSKNAVYAWAMGLTMHSFATDNISQVANLALLRGHLGRKHNGLMPFRGHSSVQGTGEMGADPFVLPGGGWTDENVKRIENLWNFELPKWQGDIVGVSLENAVLPEDHERKLKLYYMSGGNFLETMPNPDFVEEALSELDIRVHQDIIFNTSTLVEAKEAVIVLPAKTRFEQEGGGTSTSTERMVYFSPEITGNKNEVKEARAEWKIYVDLAKRVKPEHAHLVNFTEAQEIREEIAQANRNYDGIQNLKKEGDVFQWGGAWLCEDGICPTPDGKGNLIPIDIPQLEKPDGTFYVTTRRGKQFNSMVYNETDPFNAAGRYDVLMNEEDAKRLSIADREPVVVHNQHGTFQGKAHFADIAKGNIGLHFPEGNFLIPKGIYDGPSGIPQYNVAVKVEKAERYHARKDVDYHEKKVEDLEVTVE; encoded by the coding sequence ATGGGAAAAACAAAACATCAAGGTCCAATAAAAATTTCGAAAAAACCTTCTCCTGAGCATTGGGTAAGTCCCATTCCATTTGGGTTAGGCAAGGTGAAGCCTAAGCATATTCGAGACACGATGAAGGTTGTTTGGGAAAATAAAGATAACATAAATTATGCGAAAAACATTCTAACAAAAGGGGTATGTGATGGATGTGCCTTAGGTGTTGCAGGTCTACAAGACCAGACACTAAAAGGACCACACATTTGTACAACGAGACTAAATGTACTACGTCTTAGTACAATGCCCGCAATGAGTGAAGAAGTTGTCCATGCTGATATTGATGAGTTAAAAAAATATAGTAGTAAGGATTTACGACAACTAGGTCGCATACCATATCCATTAATTCGTAGAAAGGGAGAAAATAAATTTTCTCGTATTAGTTGGGATGAGGCTATGAATATCATAGCCGAGAAAATGAAAAAACTTAACCCGAAGCAATACGGATTTTACTTAACATCTAGAGGAATAACGAATGAGACTTATTACGTAGCTGCAAAAGTAGCTCGTTTCTTAGGTACAAATCATATTGACAACTCTTCAAGAATTTGTCATTCACCATCTAAAACAGCTTTAACTAGATCAGTAGGAGTAGGAGCAAGTACGTGTAATTACCAGGATTGGATTGGGACAGACGTTCTTGTATTTTGGGGATCTGTAGCATCAAATAGTTCACCTGTATCAACAAAGTATATGTTAGCCGCTAAGAAAAAAGGGACCAAAATTATTGTAATTAATCCATATAAAGAACCGGCCATGGATAAGTATTGGGTTCCATCTAATGCAGAGTCTGCTTTATTCGGAACAAAGATTGCTGATGACTTTTATCAAGTGAATATTGGAGGAGACATTGCATTAATGCATGGCATTATGAAACATTGGTTTGAAATGGAGGAACAAGAATCAGGATCCGCAATTAATCATGAATTTGTAAATAAGCATGTTAACGGTTATGAAGAGTTACACGAAAAAGTTCAAGAACATTCTTGGAATGAAATCGTAAAATCTTCTGGTGTTTCAAAAGACAGAATCATCGAACTGGCCGAACTATTAGCGAACAGTAAAAACGCTGTGTATGCCTGGGCAATGGGTCTAACCATGCATTCGTTTGCAACAGACAATATATCCCAAGTTGCGAACCTTGCATTACTTCGAGGCCATCTAGGACGCAAACATAATGGACTTATGCCCTTTCGGGGCCACTCCAGTGTTCAAGGAACTGGGGAAATGGGGGCTGACCCGTTTGTCCTCCCTGGTGGTGGTTGGACCGACGAAAATGTAAAAAGAATTGAAAATCTCTGGAACTTTGAGTTACCAAAATGGCAAGGAGATATCGTTGGAGTCTCTCTTGAAAATGCAGTTTTACCTGAGGACCACGAACGAAAACTAAAACTGTATTATATGAGCGGTGGTAACTTCTTAGAAACGATGCCGAATCCTGACTTTGTTGAAGAGGCTTTATCGGAATTAGATATTCGCGTTCATCAAGATATTATTTTTAATACATCTACACTTGTTGAGGCGAAAGAGGCCGTCATTGTACTACCAGCCAAGACCCGTTTCGAGCAAGAGGGGGGAGGAACTTCAACATCTACAGAACGAATGGTATATTTTTCACCTGAAATTACAGGAAACAAAAATGAAGTTAAAGAAGCTCGTGCCGAGTGGAAAATTTATGTTGACCTGGCTAAGCGGGTAAAGCCTGAACATGCCCATCTTGTTAACTTTACAGAGGCTCAGGAAATACGTGAAGAAATCGCACAAGCGAACCGTAATTATGACGGAATACAGAACCTTAAGAAAGAAGGTGACGTGTTCCAATGGGGTGGAGCTTGGTTATGTGAGGATGGAATATGCCCAACCCCTGATGGTAAAGGTAACTTAATCCCTATCGATATTCCACAACTCGAAAAACCAGACGGAACATTCTATGTTACGACTCGACGTGGTAAGCAGTTTAATTCTATGGTCTATAATGAGACGGACCCGTTTAACGCTGCAGGACGTTACGATGTCTTAATGAATGAAGAAGATGCAAAACGGTTAAGTATTGCGGATAGAGAACCTGTTGTTGTGCACAACCAGCATGGCACTTTCCAAGGAAAGGCCCATTTTGCCGACATTGCTAAAGGTAATATAGGCCTTCACTTCCCAGAAGGGAATTTCCTCATTCCGAAAGGGATTTATGATGGCCCATCAGGAATCCCGCAATATAATGTAGCTGTAAAAGTTGAAAAGGCTGAACGTTATCACGCCAGAAAAGACGTTGATTATCATGAGAAGAAAGTAGAGGATTTAGAAGTAACAGTTGAGTAA
- a CDS encoding protein adenylyltransferase SelO yields the protein MSHHDQRENTGWNFENTYITLPEKLFTMQKPIPVHSPQLVMFNEPLAKSLGLNPESLGSKDVAVFAGNELPDGSSPLAQAYAGHQFGHFTMLGDGRAVLLGEQITPGDERFDIQLKGSGRTPYSRGGDGRASLGPMLREYIISEAMHALRIPTTRSLAVVTTGETVLRETQLPGAILTRVAASHLRVGTFQYVANWGTEADMESLVDYTLHRHFPKVNHGENRYLALFREVVKQQASVIAKWQLVGFVHGVMNTDNMTISGETIDYGPCAFMDHYDENTVFSSIDREGRYSYGNQPGIGQWNLARFAETLLPFINSDEEKAIESAKEVLTEYAKWYHENWLNGMRAKLGLFDEGEDDQSLIEELLQLMKQFEADFTNTFRSLTFEDFEDNNLFHSSDFKYWYKKWNQRKEREEQSKSDSVELMKNHNPAVIPRNHQVEEALQAAVERNDYSVMERLLDVLSNPYAHTKEQEQYTTVPKRNRPYITYCGT from the coding sequence ATGTCACACCATGATCAAAGAGAGAATACAGGATGGAACTTTGAAAATACGTATATCACTTTACCGGAAAAGCTATTTACAATGCAAAAACCGATTCCTGTACATTCTCCACAATTGGTTATGTTTAATGAACCACTAGCTAAATCGTTAGGGCTCAACCCAGAGAGTTTGGGAAGTAAAGATGTTGCAGTATTTGCCGGAAATGAATTGCCCGATGGCTCTTCTCCCCTTGCTCAAGCATATGCAGGACATCAATTTGGCCATTTTACGATGCTAGGAGACGGCCGTGCTGTATTACTTGGTGAGCAGATAACTCCAGGTGATGAACGATTCGATATTCAACTAAAAGGCTCAGGTAGAACCCCCTATTCGCGTGGTGGAGATGGACGTGCTTCACTTGGACCAATGTTGCGAGAGTACATAATTAGTGAAGCAATGCATGCACTTCGTATACCCACTACACGAAGCTTAGCAGTTGTTACAACTGGAGAAACAGTCCTACGGGAAACTCAACTACCTGGCGCAATTTTAACTCGTGTTGCTGCTAGCCATCTGCGGGTCGGTACGTTTCAGTATGTTGCAAATTGGGGTACGGAAGCAGATATGGAATCATTAGTAGATTATACATTACATCGTCATTTTCCTAAGGTTAATCATGGTGAAAACCGTTACTTAGCTCTTTTTCGAGAGGTTGTGAAACAACAAGCATCTGTTATTGCCAAATGGCAACTCGTTGGCTTTGTACATGGTGTTATGAATACGGATAACATGACCATTAGCGGGGAAACAATTGATTATGGTCCATGTGCATTTATGGACCATTACGATGAAAATACTGTTTTCAGTTCCATTGATCGAGAAGGACGTTATTCTTATGGAAATCAACCGGGTATTGGCCAATGGAACCTTGCGAGATTTGCTGAGACATTACTCCCATTCATCAATAGTGATGAAGAAAAGGCGATTGAGTCTGCAAAAGAGGTTCTAACAGAGTATGCGAAATGGTACCACGAAAACTGGCTCAATGGTATGAGAGCAAAACTAGGCCTTTTTGATGAAGGTGAAGACGATCAATCTCTAATTGAAGAATTGCTCCAATTGATGAAGCAATTTGAAGCTGATTTTACAAATACGTTCCGTTCCCTTACTTTTGAAGACTTTGAAGATAATAATTTATTTCACAGTAGTGACTTTAAATATTGGTATAAAAAATGGAACCAAAGAAAAGAAAGAGAAGAACAATCCAAATCTGACTCCGTAGAACTAATGAAAAATCATAATCCAGCTGTTATTCCTAGAAATCATCAGGTGGAAGAAGCGCTACAAGCAGCAGTGGAAAGAAATGATTATAGTGTGATGGAACGTCTGCTCGATGTTCTTTCAAACCCTTATGCGCATACAAAAGAACAGGAACAATATACTACAGTGCCTAAACGGAATCGTCCATATATCACATATTGCGGTACTTAA